The Brassica napus cultivar Da-Ae chromosome C7, Da-Ae, whole genome shotgun sequence genomic interval AAGGAATGGGAAACAAATTGACAGTTCGTCGTCTACAGGAATTTAAATCAAAGAATTCCCCGGACATTATGTTTCTCATGGAGACAAAACGACAAGATGAAGCGGTGTTTGATCTTTATAAGGGCTCTGACTTTGTTTACCACTACACTGTCCCGCCTGTGGGACTCAGTGGCGGACTTGCACTGTCTtggaaaaaagaaataaagCTTGAAGTTCTGTTCTCTTCTGCAAATGTTATTGACACAAAACTACAGATCAATGATAAGACTGTGTTTGTTTCTTTCATTTACGGAGCACCTCAGCAAGGTGACAGAGCGAAATACTGGGAGGATTTATCAGTCCTAGGGGACCAAAGGGAATCACCTTGGCTACTAACCGGCGACTTTAATGACCTCCTAGATAACTCCGAAAAAGTTGGTGGACCATTGAGATGGGAATGATCTTTTCTAGCATTCCGTAACTTTGTCTCCAAGAATGGTTTATGGGATCTCCAATTCTCTGGAAACTCCCTCTCTTGGAGAGGAACTAGATACATCCACCACATCAAATCTCGACTTGACAGAGCCATGGCCAACCTTGCATGGTTTGAACAGTTTCCATCTGGACGTAGCGAGTATTTAAGATTTGAAGGGTCTGATCATCGTCCCCTACTCACCCACTTTGACCAAAACCTGATAAAGAAAAAAGGAGTTTTCAGGTTCGATAGAAGACTCCGAGAAAAGCCAGAGATCAGACAGTTGGTTGAGGAGACTTGGAACTCTGTTCCATCAAACTCGGTCCTCACGAAAACAAATGAAGTCAGGAGGAACATTGTGGAGTGGACAAAGCAGCAAGCTGCAACGAGTAAAGAACTGATCATATCCATGCAAGTTTTGCTCGAGGAAGCACTTTCATACATCACCCCTGACCTGATCAGAATTGAAACGCTTTCTCAAACTCTCGAGAAGGCATATGAGGACGAGGAATCCTATTGGAGACAGAGAAGTAGAATTCAGTGGTTAAGTTGTGGAGATCGAAATTCAAACTTCTTCCACGCGGTCACCAGAGGAAGAAGAGCGTGTAACAAGTTCTCAGTAATAGAAACAGAGGAGGGCCAAGCATTTTATGAAGAAAAGCAAATCGTCATGGCTTTCTCTGAGTTCTACAGCTCCTTATTTACCTCAGGAAATAAGGTTTCCCAACAGACAGTCCAAGACGCTCTATCTTGCAAAATCTCTGATGAAATGAACTTGGCACTGATTGCCATACCTGATAATCAAGAGATCAAAAGAGTTGTCTTTTCTATTCATGCTGACAAAGCTCTGGGCCCTGATGGCTTCTCAGCCGGTTTCTACCAATCTTTTTGGGAGATAATAGGTGAGGATGTCTCCCGTGAGATCCAAGGTTTCTTTGAAACCAGTTGTCTTAACCCCAGACAGAACGAGACTCACCTGCGCCTTATACCGAAGAGTCTTAGTGCAAAAAAGGTCTCCGACTATTGCCCCATTGCGTTATGCAACACCCACTACAAGATCATCGCCAAAATCCTCACTAAGAGACTCCAACCCCTCCTGCAAGACCTCATCTCCCCATATCAATCAGCCTTTGTACCGGGCCGTGCGATTGCGGACAATGTCTTGATTACACATGAAACTCTCCACTTTTTGAGAATTTCGGGAGCAAAAAAGAGATGTTCGATGGCGGTCAAGACTGACATGAGTAAGGCCTATGATCGCATCGAGTGGAGTTTCCTCAAGGAAGTTCTCCATACCCTAGGCTTCCATGAGGTGTGGATTTCTTGGATTATGGAGTGTGTTTCTTCAGTGTCTTATTCCTTCCTCATCAATGGCGGTCCACAAGGAAAAGTAATCCCAGCGCGAGGGCTCCGACAGGGCGACCCGCTCTCGCCATATTTGTTTATCTTGTGCACAGAGGTGCTCTCCGGGCTATGTCAGAAGGCGTTGGTGAATGGCTCCCTCCCTGGTATCAAAGTCGCGAGAAACTGCCCCGCCATAAACCACTTACTTTTCGCTGACGACACAATGTTCTTCGGAAAAACCAACCCTACGAGTTGCGCTGCCTTAGTCACGATCCTGAAGAGATATGAAGCGGCCTCTGGCCAGTGCATAAACCTCGGAAAATCATCTATCACCTTCTCGTCAAAAACGCCAGCAGAAGCAAAAGCAAGAGTTAAAAGAGAGTTAAATATCAGTAATGAAGGTGGAATAGGGAAATACTTGGGGCTCCCCGAAAACTTTGGATGAAAGAAACGAGATATTTTTGCAAGCATTGTTGATCGAATCAGACAGAAATCGCATAGCTGGACGACCCGTTACCTCTCGGGAGCAGGCAAGATGGTACTTCTGAAAGCGGTCCTCTCAGCTATGCCCTCCTATACCATGACATGCTTCAAGCTTCCCAAATCCCTTTGCAAACAAATTCAATCGATTCTCACTCGATTCTGGTGGGATCTCAAACCAAACATTCGGAAAATGTGTTGGGTTGCTTGGGATAACCTCACACTCCCAAAGAACGCAGGAGGTCTTGGGGTTAGGGAAATAGAGGTCTTTAACGATGCCTTGCTGGCAAAGATACCTTGGCGCCTTCTCCGCAACCCAAACTCTCTCCTCGGCCAAGTTCTTCTAAATAAATACTGCAAATATGAGAACCTGCTTGAGTGCTTAGCACCAGGAAATGCCTCTCATGGGTGGAGAGGAATCCTCGCGGGCAGAGAAATCATTAAGAGAGGAGTGGGATGGATCGTTGGTGATGGTCGAAATATAAAGGTATGGGAAGATAACTGGCTGTCCACCACAGAGCAACGCTGCCCAATGGGACCAGCTCCAGAAAACCTCCAGGGTCTAAGAGTCTCGGACCTGATCTCTCCACTTTCTGCTGAGTGGAACTCCCGTTAGGTCCGAACCCTTCTCCCCCAATACGAAGACATGATCAACCTCCTGGTTCCTAGTGCGCTGGGGATGCAAGATGAGAGAGCTTGGCTACTCGAGAAGTCGGGTGAGTACACTACTAAATCAGGGTACGCTCTCTCAAAACTACACGTCACCCCCCGATCCCCTGAAGATTTCAGCTGGAAACAATGCATTTGGAATGTAAAGTGTTCCCCAAAGCTCAGGCATTTTTTGTGGAAAATCAAATGCAATGCTCTGTCTGTGGGTGATTCTCTGAAGAAAAGAGGCTTGGAGACCGATGGTACATGTAAGCGATGTGGAGATGATGAAACTGTCcttcatgtctttctcacttgcCCCTTTGCAATGAAGGTTTGGGATCACGCCCCTGCTCTGTTTAAGCCAAGCCCCGCAATAGTGTTGTCTGTAACAAAATTGCTCAAACACTGTCTAAAAATGGTAAACCTCCCTCCTTCGGGGCTCTCTCAACCTCTATATCCTTGGATTCTGTGGAACCTATGGCTTAGTAGGAACCAGATTTTGTTTGAAGATAAGAGGTTCTCTGAGATTGAGACTACCAACAAAGCAATCAAAGACTGCCGTGAATGGCAATTGGCTCAGCCCCTCAAGCCTCCGACAGCACCAATAAAATCCCCTCTCCCTCCTCGCGCTCAAAACAATCATGATCCTACAAAGAATCAAACTGTATGTTTCTCTGATGGAGCTTGGGAGAGTGCGACTGGTCGGGGAGGAACGGGATGGATCTTAAAAAACCAGACAGGACTGACGCTACTCCAAGGCTCTGGTCATCGCCGGTATATTGCATCAGCCTTGGTGGCGGAAGCACTGGCCATGAAAGACTCCATCTCCGCTGCTATTAATGTAGGTTTCAAAGACTTACTCTGTCTCACAGATTGTAAAAGTCTCATTGACATGGTTACAGGAAACTCCTCTGTAACATCTATCCAAGGCATCCTCCACGACATTGGCGTGATGAGTCGATCGTTGGATTCTATCTCTTTTTCCTTTATTCCTCGCACTAGGAATGAAGCTGTTGATAGACTAGCTAAAGCAGCCCTTGTTGTTTCTGTTATTGCACCTTTTGTGTAAAagactatttattttaatgcaaGTAATGGaaggtttgaccaaaaaaaaattggctcGTGAACAAAGATAAGATATCTCCCATAAGAGatagaatttaaaattatttctttgGCTGCTTGAAATTTGAATAACAAGTTATCTCCCATAAAAGatagaatttaaaattatttctttgGCTGCTTGAAATTTGAATAACAAGTAACATTATAAGTTATACTATtctcttgacaaaaaaaaagacaagtgCGCTTTTTATAATGTACTAAGTGTACATAGTTTCCTGTATAACCAACGATGTCACTGCTATCAGATTCATAAAATTGTAAACCATTTTCATTATACTATACTTTGGAGCTTTTATTCATATACTATATTTTGGAGCTTTTATTCATATACTATATTTTGGAGCTTTTATTCATATACGTggttgaaaaaaagaaacataacaaGTCGTATGTATGTTAATCTGTGGTTAACTTGATACATCTACTAAAGAGTAATAACATAACATGCATGTTTTCGTAGAAGAACTAATAAGTCTGGATCAGTATTGCAAACAAGATTTATCATAAACTAGACCGGATAAGCACTTTCTTATGCACGATTGTTAAGATTGGTAGACTTTTAACTCaaatctaattaataataaatgtaatatatatgtgtatatatatatatatatatattcaatacCAGTTACATAGAATCCACAATGGGAACAG includes:
- the LOC125590608 gene encoding uncharacterized mitochondrial protein AtMg00310-like — its product is MVLLKAVLSAMPSYTMTCFKLPKSLCKQIQSILTRFWWDLKPNIRKMCWVAWDNLTLPKNAGGLGVREIEVFNDALLAKIPWRLLRNPNSLLGQVLLNKYCKYENLLECLAPGNASHGWRGILAGREIIKRGVGWIVGDGRNIKVWEDNWLSTTEQRCPMGPAPENLQGLRVSDLISPLSAEWNSR